The sequence gtgcttttcaaTATGATGGTGGGGTTTGTCTGTTGGCTGTAactgaattattaatataatttgttGTCTTTGGTCTGCTTTGCAGTTGACAAGAATGGTGATGTATGCATTTCGATTCTGCACGAACCAGGAGAGGATAAATACGGTTATGAAAAACCAGAGGAACGCTGGCTGCCCATTCACACAGTCGAGACCATTATGATTAGTGTCATTTCCATGTTAGCAGATCCCAACGGAGACTCGCCTGCTAATGTGGATGCTGCAGTAAGTCTAGTTTATACACTGTGCTCTAATGTAGCAATTATATGATCAGGAAGTTTTACTAGACTTTATGtagtttttacatgtagtaCTGTAGGTGGATTTTTCTACACGGACAGTCCTTAttgatctttttaaaataagagtAACATTACTGCAAATTTATGAAGAAATCTACAAAGTGCATCACATAGCTGTTTCTCAGAACTGTCACACAAAACTTTTTGACTGAGCATTTATTTCTGCAAGCAATAGGGATACTCCTGTGCTTTAGTATAAGCAGAGTCTTTGAATATAAGCCGAATACGGGCTACAGTACACTAGCTCTCATTGTAGGCTTCACAAAATGATTCTGTTTAGTCGTTTTATTATCTGTACATAGTAACATCTGTATTATGTCTTGCAGAAAGAGTGGAGGGAAGACCGGCATGGAGAATTCAAAAGGAAAGTCGCCCGTTGTGTAAGAAAAAGCCAAGAGACTGCCTTTGAGTGACATCCAGCAGCATGTAGCTACACTTTTTTTCAGGGTAAAGGATCTGGTCTTTTATCTTCCTTTTACAGGCTAGGTTGTGTGATTTTCGAGAGGAGCAGTTCTAAAAGGGTTACAATGTAGTACTGCAATCACAGTGTAATAAAGAAAGCATACCTCTTGTCACCTTATTACATTGTAAACATCTGTGCAGCCTGCAAAATAATCAGTAAATGCTTTGGCTCAGACAGAATCCTGACCCAAATAAACATCAAACAATAAACTACCATTCCAAGGCAAACTGTGGTACTTTCTGCAATGAATTTGTGCCTGGGCCTCTGTATAAACAAGAAGACATTACATCTAATGGATTTAATAAAATCAAGAGGTGCTCTCACAGTACTCTTACTAAAATGCATAGGCCCAGATGCTAAGCATCGTGGTGTTATAGTTTGGTATTGATCAGAAAAAGGGTAATGGCACAcagttaaaattcaaaatgatatATCTATTGTGCCACATAATGGCTAATATCCTGTATTTCTCTGTCATCCACAGGTCTCCAATTGAGAAACATGGCACTGTTTTCCTGCACTCTACCCACCTATTGCTGGACTTGTCCTTTTTGAACGTTGGCAGACACAGGCTGGCAGAATAGGCTGCAATAGAACATAACAGCCATTACCGACGATGACAAAAAAAGCCTAACAAGTGCCAACATAAAGATGATTACGCAATTTTTTTGAAGTCTATGAACTGCTTCAACTTTCAGGAAGAATTGTAAAGACCTGTACATAGCACAAACATAAACCTGATAATATATAAATTGTTCATATCCATCCAGCAACACACATAGTACCAAATAAGTAGTGCTTCTGTAGTTAGAATATGAATCCTGTAAATTCTTGAAGATTTTGTCCTTTCCCCCACACTTTTTGTGAGCATTAGTTACAGGTTACTTTGAAAGCAAGACTTGTAAACAGATGACAGTGGGAAAACAGGTTGTGTTGGAATCTAATAATTGGCCAGACTCATTGATTCTCTATTGACTTAAACAGTCTGAAAGTTTAAACCTTGGTTTGTAGAATTTCCTTGTGCTTAAAAGGGCATTTGTGGAGAGGGCAGTGAAACACTTATAGCATGCTTGTCATGTTGGATCTCCTCTTGCTTTTAGTCCTTCAGGTAAATGCCATAAGTctaaatttgaatattttagttCCAgatttttctttggttttaaCACGAGATGCTCACACTAAAACATGAAGTTCCTGTGTAATGTGGTGGAATACAACTTGTGTTTTGTTGGGCTCAGGTGCATCTGCAGAAATGGTGATTCTCATCAGAGGTGCTGCATGCGcaagaaattaattttacattgtttttcaaaagtgCCTCCTATTAAATTGCTTGGTAACTACACCCTGcttcagaaacaaaagaaaattaaggTTGAAAAGACAGTGAAATTGCTACATACCCCTTaaagtgtgtgtggtttttcttttcagaccCTTTGTACCTTGAtagtaattataatattaataccTTGGTGtagcaataacatttttttgtgtatggTGCACTTTTTGCACTTACTCATTTTCAACATTCAGTTGAGATTTTGGGCAATTGGAGCCCTCTTCTCCtaatattcacattttgaaGCAAATGACTTTGGTGCGCTTGTTTTGTGGTTCTTTTGGAAGAGTTTATTAGGCATGCTTTAACTGTAGGTTTTCATGTGGACAGTTTATGGAGTGGTTTCAAAGATGctgatgtgagtgtgtttcctgtgtgtgactgagctgTGTGCGAGAGTATgtgaacatattttttaatttcccctctccttcccccttattttctttgatttattttattttggctcTGATGGActactgcagtttttttgcCTAATGTACAAAGACAAAATActgatgtatatttttcatgtaatggaaATTGTCACATTCTGTAGTGAGTTCTtccaaaatataatttttttcaataattgttttgtgtattttctcaCACTGGCATTACGGTTCCATGAAATGTATAAGAAGATACTACTCTTAAAATCCAAAAAAGACCATAGTGCTTAGATTAAAATATTGACACCCCAAAAGGTTGGATTGAAGAATGTACTCTTGTCAAACAGTAATTTAGTTAGTGTTAGGTTTTCAAATTATTAACGTATGAAGGATTCATACAAGAGTGAAAGAAAGGTTCTactatactgtaaaaaaaaaaaaaaaaaaaaaaaaaggtcaaatgtgATTGCTACCATGT comes from Megalops cyprinoides isolate fMegCyp1 chromosome 3, fMegCyp1.pri, whole genome shotgun sequence and encodes:
- the ube2g1a gene encoding ubiquitin-conjugating enzyme E2 G1a, with the translated sequence MTEPQSALLLRRQLAELNKNPVEGFSAGLIDDNDLYRWEVLIIGPPDTLYEGGVFKAHLTFPRDYPLRPPKMKFITDIWHPNVDKNGDVCISILHEPGEDKYGYEKPEERWLPIHTVETIMISVISMLADPNGDSPANVDAAKEWREDRHGEFKRKVARCVRKSQETAFE